One Bacteroidota bacterium genomic window, ATAAAGCAGGGCCTATTTGTCGCAGTGCTGAAGATGCCGCTATCGTTTTTAATTATATTAAAGGAACGGATGGTAAAGACCCCGGTGCAGTTGACAAACCTTTTAACTATAATGGTGTGGCTGATTTTACAAAACTTAGAGTTGCTTATGCTGAAAATTATTTTAAAAGATTGCCTGCAGATGCAGCTCCTCAGAAAGTACTGGATGTTTATCGTTCGATCGGTGCAAACCTGACCCCTGTTGAATTCCCGGATTCAGTTTTATATCCTGTAAATTTTATCAGCATCATTCTCGGTGCAGAAAGTGCAGCAGCATTTGATGAACTTACAAGAACAAATCGTGATGACCTGGTGGAAAGACAGGATCGTTTTTTCTGGCCTAATGGTTTTCGCAGCGGACAAATGATACCGGCCGTTGAGTATATTAATGCCAACCGCTACCGCTACCAGCTTTGTAAAGCATTTAATGAATTCATGAAAAATTATGATGTGGTGATCATTCCTACATTCTCAGGAAGACAACTGGCATTGACCAATCTTACCGGTCATCCGGTTGTTGTGATGCCGGTCGGGTTTAACCAAACCGGTTCTCCGCAAAGTATAACATTGATTGGAAATTTATATGATGAAGCCACTATCTTAGCCGCTGCGAAAGCATACCAGGATAAAACAGATTTTAATAAACAACATCCGGAGAAATTTAAAAACTAAAAAACCACAACTAATAGGTTTTAAAAAGATGATTATGAAAAAATTATTTACGGCGGCAATATTATTTGTTACACTTATTTCATGTTCTCAAAAAGAAAAAGCCGACTTGCTTGTATTCAATGCAACTATTTATATCGTTGATTCTGCTTTTTCCACAGCAGAAGCAATGGTGGTGAGTGCGGGTAAAATAATTGCTACTGGTAAAAAAGATGAACTGGAAAAATCGTATGATGCAAAGGAACAATTAGATGCACAAGGAAAATTCATCTATCCGGGTTTTATTGATGCACATGCCCACTTTATGGGTTATGCTGAATCACTCACAAGAGCTAACCTTGTTGGCACTACCAGTTGGGAGGATGCGTTGGAAAAATTAAAAACATTTGCAGCAGATAATAAAGAAGGCTGGCTTGTTGGCCGCGGCTGGGATCAGAATGACTGGGCAATGAAAGAATTTCCAACTAATGATAAACTGAATGAACTATTTCCTGACCGGGCTGTATTGCTCGTGAGAATAGATGGACATGCTGCCATTGCAAACATAAAAGCATTGGAAGAAGCAGGTGTAAAACCCGGCGATAAAATGACTGGTGGTGAAGTGGAAGTAAAAAATGGAAAGCTAACCGGTATTTTAATTGATAATGCTATTGATGTAGTGTCAGCCAAAATAAGCCGCAACTCAGAGGCGCAGATACTAAAAGCTGTTAAACAAGCCGAAGAAAACTGTTTTGCAGTTGGACTCACAACAATTGATGATTGCGGTTTAAGTGCTGCATCTGTAGAGAAAATAAAAACCCAGCAAAGCAAGGGTGAACTGAAAATGCGTTTGTATGTAATGCTGAGTGATGAACCATCCAATTATGATTACCTGGAAAAAAGCGGCGCTATAAAAACTGACCGGCTAAATGTAAGAAGCTTTAAAGTGTATGGCGATGGTGCACTCGGTTCAAGAGGTGCATGTTTATTGGAACCATACAGCGATAAACCTAAGCATTATGGATTTTTATTAAGTAATCCAGAACATTTTGATTCGGTGGCAAACCGCATTTACAATAAAGGTTTTCAAATGTGTACACATGCTATTGGCGATAGTGGCAACCGTACTATTTTAAATATTTATGCTAAATATCTGAAAGGAAAAAATGATCTGCGCTGG contains:
- a CDS encoding amidohydrolase — translated: MKKLFTAAILFVTLISCSQKEKADLLVFNATIYIVDSAFSTAEAMVVSAGKIIATGKKDELEKSYDAKEQLDAQGKFIYPGFIDAHAHFMGYAESLTRANLVGTTSWEDALEKLKTFAADNKEGWLVGRGWDQNDWAMKEFPTNDKLNELFPDRAVLLVRIDGHAAIANIKALEEAGVKPGDKMTGGEVEVKNGKLTGILIDNAIDVVSAKISRNSEAQILKAVKQAEENCFAVGLTTIDDCGLSAASVEKIKTQQSKGELKMRLYVMLSDEPSNYDYLEKSGAIKTDRLNVRSFKVYGDGALGSRGACLLEPYSDKPKHYGFLLSNPEHFDSVANRIYNKGFQMCTHAIGDSGNRTILNIYAKYLKGKNDLRWRIEHSQVVNKNDFNLFGANSIIPSVQPTHATSDMYWAGDRLGSERVKGAYAFKDLMKQNGWIPLGTDFPVEDISTFKTFYAAVIRKDAKGWPENGYQIENALSREETLRGMTIWAAKSNFEEHEKGSLEKGKFADFIILDKDLMKANEKELLEIKVVKTFLGGEKVYEKN